One genomic window of Paenibacillus xylanilyticus includes the following:
- a CDS encoding Mini-ribonuclease 3 — translation MNEDQLKNLSDSVEHSEQGERPAEEQTEAVAQGGWFPYPPSRPARLIPPIALAYIGDAVYEVAVRQYLLSKANMRPNHLHRSATGLVSAKAQSRILTGIEEQLTEEERDVVRQGRNAKSGSIPKNADVLEYRHATALECLVGYLYSSGRHERMIQLITQGIEHAEKQSPPPNKK, via the coding sequence ATGAACGAGGACCAGTTGAAAAATCTGTCTGATTCTGTCGAACATTCGGAGCAGGGGGAACGGCCTGCTGAAGAGCAGACAGAGGCTGTGGCACAGGGAGGGTGGTTTCCGTACCCGCCTTCCCGGCCTGCAAGATTGATTCCTCCGATTGCACTCGCCTATATCGGTGATGCAGTATATGAGGTGGCGGTAAGGCAGTATCTGTTGTCCAAAGCCAATATGCGTCCGAATCACTTGCATCGCAGTGCGACGGGTCTGGTATCAGCCAAGGCACAGAGTCGAATCCTCACAGGGATCGAGGAACAATTGACCGAAGAAGAGCGCGACGTTGTAAGACAGGGGCGGAATGCCAAGTCGGGCAGTATCCCCAAGAATGCCGATGTGCTGGAATACAGACATGCCACTGCTCTAGAGTGCCTTGTGGGTTACCTGTACAGTAGTGGTCGGCATGAGCGCATGATCCAACTGATTACGCAGGGAATTGAGCATGCAGAGAAACAGTCACCTCCACCAAACAAAAAATAA
- the cysS gene encoding cysteine--tRNA ligase codes for MTLQIYNTMSRTKENFVPQEPGKVKMYVCGPTVYDYIHIGNARPVIFFDTVRGYLEQTGHEVNYVVNFTDVDDKLIRKAEQLGTDVPHVAEKFIAAYYEDLEGLGIPKASSNPRVTENMPLIIDFIRELVEKGIAYENGGDVYYRTGKFEEYGKLSKQNLQELQFGIRIGVDERKEHPEDFVLWKAAKPGEIYWSSPWGNGRPGWHIECSAMAREYLGDTLDIHGGGQDLQFPHHECECAQSEVLTGKPLANYWMHNGFIRIDNEKMSKSLGNGVLVKDLRTQYKREAIRYFMLSTHYRNPLNFTEDTMEQAQNSVDRIANAVGNLKHRLQAVTVDQDITAEFAAKLEQIRQQYHEKMQDDFNTPDAITALFEWAAEANQLLQKEVVNAAEIRALLELFGELNAVLRIYTEAELELLDEEIERLIEERTEARKSKNWARADEIRDELSAQGILLEDTAQGMRWRRK; via the coding sequence ATGACGCTTCAAATTTACAATACGATGAGTCGTACCAAAGAGAATTTCGTTCCCCAAGAACCGGGGAAGGTAAAAATGTATGTGTGCGGACCGACAGTGTATGATTACATTCATATCGGGAATGCACGACCGGTTATTTTTTTCGACACCGTTCGCGGCTACTTGGAACAGACAGGACATGAAGTAAACTACGTTGTAAACTTCACGGATGTTGATGATAAATTGATTCGCAAAGCCGAACAGCTGGGTACTGACGTTCCTCATGTTGCAGAGAAGTTTATTGCTGCGTACTACGAGGATCTTGAGGGATTGGGGATTCCCAAAGCCAGCAGCAATCCGAGAGTTACGGAGAATATGCCGCTTATTATCGATTTTATCCGTGAGTTGGTTGAAAAGGGCATTGCTTATGAAAATGGTGGGGACGTATATTACCGCACAGGCAAATTCGAAGAGTACGGCAAGCTGTCGAAGCAGAATCTGCAGGAATTGCAGTTCGGTATCCGGATTGGTGTAGATGAGCGCAAAGAACATCCCGAGGATTTCGTGCTCTGGAAAGCAGCTAAACCAGGTGAGATCTACTGGTCCAGTCCTTGGGGCAATGGTCGTCCGGGCTGGCATATCGAATGCTCTGCTATGGCGCGTGAATACCTGGGAGATACGCTCGATATCCATGGAGGTGGACAGGATCTGCAGTTCCCTCACCATGAGTGCGAATGTGCACAATCCGAGGTGCTGACGGGCAAACCGCTCGCCAACTACTGGATGCATAACGGATTTATTCGCATCGATAACGAAAAAATGTCGAAATCACTCGGTAACGGAGTGCTTGTAAAAGACCTTCGAACCCAGTACAAACGTGAAGCCATTCGTTATTTCATGCTGTCGACACATTACCGCAATCCGTTGAACTTTACCGAAGATACAATGGAGCAAGCGCAAAACAGTGTAGATCGTATCGCGAATGCCGTTGGCAATCTGAAGCATCGTTTGCAGGCAGTAACGGTAGATCAGGATATTACAGCGGAGTTCGCTGCTAAACTGGAGCAGATTCGCCAGCAGTATCACGAGAAAATGCAGGATGATTTCAATACTCCGGATGCCATTACAGCATTGTTCGAATGGGCTGCGGAAGCAAACCAGCTGCTGCAAAAGGAAGTCGTAAACGCTGCAGAAATTCGTGCATTGCTTGAGCTGTTTGGTGAGTTGAATGCAGTGCTTCGCATTTATACGGAAGCAGAGCTGGAGCTCCTGGATGAAGAGATTGAACGCCTGATTGAAGAGCGTACGGAAGCTCGCAAGTCCAAGAACTGGGCACGGGCTGATGAAATCAGAGACGAATTGTCAGCGCAGGGCATCCTGCTTGAAGATACGGCTCAAGGGATGAGATGGCGGCGCAAATGA